The sequence GCACGTCGACCGCCGCCAGTTCGCGCAGGCGCACCATGAAATCGTCGGCGCCGACCGAAACCATCTCTTCAGCGGCTTGCGCTGCGCCCTGACGGCTCTTGAGGTTTTCGGCGACCACTTCGTGGAGATCGTCGACGCTATACAGGTAAACGTCGTCCAACTCGCCGACTTCCGGCTCGATATCCCGGGGAACGGCGATGTCGACCATGAAGATCGGTTTGTGCTTGCGCAGCTTCAGCGCGCTTTCCACCGCGCCCTTGCCAAGAATCGGCAACTGACTGGCGGTCGAGCTGATGACGATATCGCTGCGCACCAGTTCTGCCGGGATGTCCGACAGCAACACCGCGTGGGCGCCGAACTGCTCGGCCAGCAGACTGGCGCGCTCCAGCGTGCGGTTGGCAACGACGATGCGCTTGACGCCCAGCTCGTGCAAATGACGGGCGACCAGGGTAATGGTCTCGCCGGCGCCGATCAGCAGAGCCTGACTGCGCTGCAAATCACTGAAAATCTGTTTCGCCAGGCTGACGGCGGCAAACGCCACCGATACCGGGTTTTCACCGATGGCAGTGTCGGTGCGCACCTGCTTGGCGGCATTGAACGTTGCCTGAAACAGTCGCCCCAGCAGCGGACCGATGGTGCCGGCCTCGCGGGCCACGGCATAGGCCGATTTCATCTGACCGAGAATCTGCGGTTCGCCCAGCACCAGCGAGTCGAGCCCGGAGGCGACGCGCATCATGTGACGAACTGCCGCATCATCTTCATGCACATAAGCACTCGCGCGCAGCTCATCGAGGCTTAAATGGTGATAGTCGGCCAGCCAGCGCAGCACGATATCGGCAGAAAGCTGATCCTGTTCTATATAAAGCTCACTGCGATTGCAGGTGGAGAGGATCGCAGCTTCGCGGCTGTCGGTCAGTCGGCAGAGCTGCTGCAAGGCCTCCACCAGCTGTTCAGGAGTAAAAGCCACGCGCTCGCGGACGTCTACTGAAGCAGTCTTGTGGTTGATACCGAGTGCAAGGAAGGCCATTCAAGGTCGCTGATGGTGACGTGAAGCCGGCAATTGTCCTACTTCGAAAGATTCAGAACAACTACCGCTGACTATTGTCCCAATCGTCAGTCCCTATAATGGGCACAATTTGGCTCCTTGCAGGAGCTGCCGCAGGCTGCGATCTTTTGATTGTGGTTTTTCGAATCACCAGCAAGATCAAAAGATCGCAGCCTTCGGCAGCTCCTACGGTTATGTTTGGCCGAAGGCTTGTGTCATGATGATCCGACCGCAGGTTAGTCGTCCTCTTCCTATATGAATAGATCTTCCGCGTTGCTCCTCGCTTTTGTCTTCCTCAGCGGCTGCCAGGCCTTGGCTCCCGTTTCGCCGGACGGTACGCCGTCGGTTGAAGACACCACGCCCGCGCCTGAAAAGCCCAAGGTTTACAGCTCGTTCAGCGAGGAAACCGTTTTCAGCCTGTTGAGCGCCGAACTCGCCGGTCAGCGCAATCGTTTCGACATTGCCCTGGACAACTACGTGACCCAGGCCA comes from Pseudomonas sp. RU47 and encodes:
- the hemA gene encoding glutamyl-tRNA reductase; the encoded protein is MAFLALGINHKTASVDVRERVAFTPEQLVEALQQLCRLTDSREAAILSTCNRSELYIEQDQLSADIVLRWLADYHHLSLDELRASAYVHEDDAAVRHMMRVASGLDSLVLGEPQILGQMKSAYAVAREAGTIGPLLGRLFQATFNAAKQVRTDTAIGENPVSVAFAAVSLAKQIFSDLQRSQALLIGAGETITLVARHLHELGVKRIVVANRTLERASLLAEQFGAHAVLLSDIPAELVRSDIVISSTASQLPILGKGAVESALKLRKHKPIFMVDIAVPRDIEPEVGELDDVYLYSVDDLHEVVAENLKSRQGAAQAAEEMVSVGADDFMVRLRELAAVDVLKAYRQQSERLRDEELQKALRLLANGGNAEDVLGQLARGLTNKLLHAPSVQLKKLSAEGRLDALAMAQELFALEGSPDSFSDKKPQ